The following is a genomic window from Trichomycterus rosablanca isolate fTriRos1 chromosome 24, fTriRos1.hap1, whole genome shotgun sequence.
ttgctgctgttgggcccttgagcgaggcccttaaccctcaattgctcagactgtatactgtactgtaagtcgctttggatagaggcgtctgctaaatgctgaaaatgtaaatgtacagtgacagtatactgtctaagcaattgagagttaagggccttgctcaagggtccaacagtggcaacctggcagtagaggggtttgaaccagcgaccttttgattgctagcccagtaccttaaccactaggttacaattGTTCCCCcaataacaaaagaaaaatgtcatCAAATGGATTCTGACTCCTGTTCCTCTATTTGTAGCAGCTGCTCAGTAGTTAAGGTTGGGaggaaggcaggaaacactcctGACGgggtcgccagttcatcacagagcacacacacacacacacacacacacacacacacttagggcaattgtCAGTATCTCCAGTAACTTGCGGGCAAAGGAAGCACATGCAAACCCTGTCTGCCTGGctgaggaatcgaacccagaaccttccgCATAACACTGGACTTTTAAATATAATCTGGTGATGTACCAAGACATGCACGAGGTACTAAGATCGCACTTGGTGTGAGGGTttctgtgaatgtgtgtgtgtgtgtgtgtgatgggctggaggtgttttctgcctttcgtcCAATGagtcagacccaccgtgaccctgaccaggataaagcggtgataaaacagacagtgaatgaatgagtgatgtGCAGCGTCAGAGGGCAGCATGACGGTATTTGGAGAAATCTGGTTAAATATTGTGTTGATTCCGTGTGGCATGAACAGCCAGTAGGCTTTAGCTCCTGTAGTTCTAACCTGTGAGTGATTAGTACCATAAATGTGTCATGGGTGTGGATCCACATGCCCTCTTCGTTTGCGGCCGCATGTAGGACGTGTTCATAAATGTAGCTGCAATTCACATTCCTAAAAGCGGATCTTTTTGACGTGTCTAGCAGCCGGCAGCTGAAGAAGCCGGTTCCCCTGGTGTCGGCGTGTTCGGGATTTGGGTCTGTACGATGGGGGAGCAGCGGCACCGATCAGCACTACCACAACAGCTCCAGACGCTTCAGATTCAGATACGCGCTAACAGGATTAATAGCGGGAACTGGAGCTGTACTGGCCTATGGGCTCCATCACAGCAAGGTAAAGCAGCACACACTCCCCTAGTAATGTGATCACAGTGCCAGTTTATACAGACAATGTAAGAAATACTTAAAACATTGAGTAGACTTTCAGTAGAAATCCCAGTGCAGTATAAGTGTCCACCTCATGGGGGCGCCAGTGTTCAATTTCCTTTTTTAACTAGAGTAACCATGTTCAGCTTAGAAGGAGAAAATAAAGCAACATGGGGCAACTAACGAAGTTCCAAAGAGTCCAAATAGTCTGCACCAACAAAGAGAAacagttcgaatcccagctctgccatgcagccactgttgggtccttgagcaaggcccttaagttttaaataaatatacatacatacaccgatcagccataacattaaaaccacctccttgtttctgcactcactgtccatgttatcagctccacttaccatatagaagagctttgtagttctacaattactgactgtagtccatctgtttctctgcatgctttgttaccccctttcaccctgttcttcaatggtcaggacccccacaggacccccacagagcaggtattatttaggtggtggatgattctcagcactgcagtgacactgacatggtggtggtgtgttagtgtgtgttgtgctggtatgagtggagtttttaaacacctcaccgtcactgctggactgagaatcgtccaccagccaaaactatccagccgacagcgccccgtgggcagcgtcctgtgaccactgatgaaggtctagaagatgagcgactcaaacagcagcaatagatgagcaatcgtctccgactttacatctacaaggtggaccgactaggtaggagcgtctaatagagtggacggtgagtggacacggtgtttaaaaactccagtagcgctgctgtgtctgatccactcataccagcacaacacacactaacacaccaccaccatgtcagtgtcactgcagtgctgagaatcatccaccacctaaataatacctgctctgtgggggtcatgtgggggtcctgaccattgaagaacagcatgaaaagggggctaacaaagcatgcagagaaacagatggactacagtcagtaattgtagaactacaaagtgcttctatatggtaagaggagctgataacatgaacagtgagtgtagaaacaaggaggtggtttatatatatatatgacaaatctGTTCTGTCCTGCACCTCCCTCAGAATCAATGACAAATTAATCCACTGAGTAATGTGTACCTTGTCAAGGTGGCGCCTCCACGACGCCAAATCATTTctcattttgtcatttattgtGTCCCGTAGGCCGAACAGGCGTCGGCGTCGGTGACTGAACCGTTATCCCTGCCCATCTACAGCCAGGAAGAGGTCACGAAGCACCGCTCCCTGGAAAATGGCGTGTGGGTCACTTACAATGGGAACGTCTACGACATCACAGAATTTGTGGCCGTCCACCCCGGCGGCGCCAAGATCCTGCTCGCTGCGGGCGGAGCTTTGGAGCCGTTTTGGGCGCTTTACGCGGTCCACAAGCAAGACCACGTTCTGGAGATCCTCGGCGAGTATCAAGTGGGCGTCCTTCGGGCGGAGGATCGCGTGAAAGCCGCGGCCGATCCCGCTGATCCGTATTCCACGGATCCTCCTCGCCATCCGGCGCTGAGCGTGAACAGTCAGAAGCCGTTCAACGCCGAACCGCCTCCCGCTTTACTCACAGACAGCTACATAACCCCGTCCGCTCTGTTTTTCAAGCGGAACCACCTTCCCGTCCCCCTGGTGGACCCGAAAACCTACAGGCTGATCATCGAGGGCCTTCCGGGGGGCCCCGCGTCGCTCACGTTGGATGATCTTAAGTCTCGCTTCCCGAAACATACAGTGACGGCGACTCTTCAGTGCGCTGGGAACCGGCGAGCCGAGATGAACAAGGTGAAGCGGGTCAAGGGGCTAAACTGGGGCATTAGTGCGATTAGCAACGCCAAGTGGTCCGGCGCGCGCCTGACGGACGTCCTTCATCACTACGGCTTTGGTCCGGACGTGGCGTCCACAGCCCGGCACGTGCGGTTCGAGGGTTTAGACTCCGACGTCACGGGTACGGCCTACGGAGCCTCGATCCCTTTAAACAAGGCGGTCGGCGAAGACGGGGACGTCCTGTTAGCGTACGAGATGAACGGCGAAGATCTGCCGCGGGATCACGGCTTTCCGGTTCGCGTGGTGGTCCCGGGCGTGGTCGGGGCACGAAACGTGAAATGGCTGGGCAGGATCGTGGTCAGCAGCGAGGAAAGCCAAAGCCACTGGCAGCAGAACGACTACAAAGGCTTCTCACCGGGCACCGACTGGGACACGGTGGACTTCAAGTCGGCTCCCGCCATCCAGGAGCTCCCGATTCAGTCGGCCATCACGAACCTCGCCGACGGATCCTCGGTAGACCGGGACACGGAGGATCTGACGGTCAGAGGGTACGCCTGGAGCGGCGGAGGTAGGGAGGTGGTCAGGGTGGACGTCTCGCTGGACGGAGGGAAGACTTGGCACGTGGCTGAACTCCAGAACTGCGAGAAAGGTGAAGAACCCGCGCCGACTCCCTCACCCGGTCGATCCTGGGCCTGGAAGCTCTGGGAGATAACCGTTCCGTTACCTGAAGGAGAGGAAGAACTGGAGGTGGTGTGCAAGGCAGTCGACAGTGGTTACAATACCCAACCCGACTCCATCCCGCCTATTTGGAACTTGAGAGGCGTGCTCAGTAACGCTTGGCATCGAGTGAAGGTGAAGGTCAAATGAAGCTCAGGAAGAGCCCCAGGAGGACACGTTTACTGAAGCTCAAATGTAACGGGTGTCATATCCGTGAAGGACGCGTCCATACGCTTGGTGAGACACTATGAACTTGGTCCACGATGAAAGTCCTAAAACGCTGATTTTAAGAAGCCAAACTGGGTGACTTTACGTGCAAGTTTACATGTTATTTACCGCAGTAATGAACTTTTATTTCAATATATTTGATTtgcatcaaccactttatcctggtctgggtcgaGGTGGGCCAGGTTCCACAGAAAACCACTGGGCGCAAAGCAGGAACACCATGAACAAGTTGCCGAAACAATGGAGAGCCTTGGCCCAACCGTCCTCCCTCCCTAAGACATAGCCAGTAGTGTGTGGATGCCAGGCCGGCTGACAGCAGCgccaagattcgaacccgggcGTCAGTGTGGTTGGTTATCACCGTAGAATTCTATTATTTAGAATAGAATTGAACGCTTTCatgtgtcatatatacatatacaggtgtacagtacaatggaattctttcttcgcgtatccaagcttgtttttggaagctggggtcagagcgcaggggtcCGGCCTCCCTGGAGCAAACAgctttaagggcctcgctcaaggacccaacagtggctgcatggtagagctgggatttgaactctcaacctttcagttgatcgCCCAAAGCTCAACCCTTTCTAGACTCCCACTGTCCCACTCATCCTTAAGTGTTAAAGTTCTGGATCCAGTCTACAGCAAAGCAGGACGGCAGATCACGACAATGtgtggctgtgtcccaatccacaTTGTTCTGTGCTAATCACGTGACAAATGAGTTGCTGCTGTTTTTAATGCTGTTTACCACAGTGTGTGTGGAGATTCGGATGCAAATTTGCAAGCGATTTGGCTAAGAATGCACCCTGCAACTCGCATCTGTGCGTTCTCTGACTGGTATCAAGAATGTACATGTGAACTCGAGTCTCGAAGATGATTTGCTGTCATTTCTGAAGGTGTTGGCACACAGAGACGGGTTCATACTCGAGCTGGTCTGCCTGAAAACGAGGGTCCGGGgttgtgttcagtcatagtaTACCGTCATATCACACAGCAGAATCACCTGTGCTTTGGTGCCTGGTCGGCACAGAGGTCTATAATGCTCAGGGGActccaggatgaagcggttgatcagtaatcagtattttttaatcatgtgATTACTTTTAATACAGAAGAATAATGATTTAATTTGGAATAATGTTTAGCAGAGCACTGATGCTGTTCACACCTGGTTGTTTCATGCATCCCAAACAGCACTCATGTTTTTTGCCAACCCCACTCCCTTCCTAAAAAACCCCCCCCCCAACAACTGTATTCAGCCTAATCCTGACCAGGCCTGTGGTGGATCTGTCAAGCATTGTGTGCATGACTGAAATACTTCAACAGGGGACAGGTTTATAACAAGGCAGGAcgtgtccatccatccatccgtctgtatGTATCGAGTGTAGGAGAAGAACAGAATACTCATAGATGGCAGAACAAACAGGCGaggttcgaacccaggtcctcaccACAGTAACCCCACACTGATGAATTACAACTGGGTGTAAacagctgattttgggttgggATTAGGAGTCCTCGGCGAATGCTGATCACATTTCAGTGTTTCACGTACCTGAACAGATCGAAGGCAAACGGGTCGGACAAAATCTAGAGCTTCACAAAGCAGCTACACGAATTCTGCACTTTTTACAGCTAGTCGAATTTAATCGACGTCGTTTATGAGACGAACTCGCTCGGGTCTTGATCTCGCGGCACATTTCACTTCCTTACGCTTGGTTTAATCGCTCTGCAGGCACTTTTCCACTGGTCGTTCATTAGACAGGATTGGTAAATCATTTATATTCTCCATAAGGAAAATGTCTTGGTGTACATGCAAacaataaacatgtttaatcattttaatggggtgcaattttcttttttatttagattttgtaATAAGAAGCAgtaccagtggcgatttctctaagactgtaagtgaagctcagcttcccctaaaatgtcaaaaaattaaatggtcaaatatgtacagctgagcgtctctttgcttctatggggctgcatgggcggaacttcgaaactcgccggtcattggataaatgccacgattttgtcccgccgccggacgctgagcgtctctgggggtgaacggggctgtgggcgggtctggacgctgagcttctgagagatgattggaggatcagtcgaaaggctgaatcccgttttgattgacagctgtcgctgggagcttcagtaccatcgcggattttgcgagtgaagtcggaagacgAACTGCTGcgacccatttcaggccattttcttgaaaactaacaaaggggagaatttatacatttatttataaataaattgacattttatgatgtaagccgacaatgagcttcccctctttgaaagaccagccgCCGCCACTGAGCAGTACGTGCCTGTTATAACCACTTTATAACGAGATATTTTGGTGTAAAAGTAATTCAGGCTTATACACAAGGTCAGAGTTTTGTCTGTCAGCCACCAACCGAATGGTCAATTTTCTGAGCTCATTTATTTCTACACTGCTGATTGGCTGATGTGTTAATGTAACATTAACTGTTTTGTAATTGGTTGAGAATGCAGAAATACCAGACACCCTACGGCACTTACAGCATCTCACGATGTGAATTCGAATTAAGAAAACACTTTTTAGAACTCAGTTGGTAGAAAGTTGGTCATTATTCCATTTGGGACTGACAGCagagttattaataataataagtttaatTTATGTAGTGCTTTTCACATTCCCAAGTAAATATTAGAGGAAAGAACACAAATGtaccttctttattttaactgTAGAGATAAAAGGCTGTTAATGGTACTTGGTATTAAATGGATTTAATGGATCAGCTCGTTTTCTTCAGCAGAGGATAAAACAGACAGCAGGCGTGAATATTGTGTGAATAATTTATTGCATATCAGTCAGAAGATGACAGTAAGAAACGTGTGGTTCAGGAGAGCAGAAGAGTACCGTTACATTACCCGCTACGCAGGCCGAACTTCAACACATATAGCAGACGCACAAACGAGAAAACGAGATGGCGTGCACACGGATCCACGCTAGTGAAAGAACACGGGACGTTTCTGACGTGATACGCTTACGGAGAGAACGATTCGCTTCTTAATACTCCTCGCCCTCCTCCTCACCCTCTCCCTCGACGGAATCTACACCGACCTCCTCGTAATCCTTCTCCAGGGCGGCCATGTCCTCCCTGGCCTCGGAGAACTCTCCCTCCTCCATGCCCTCTCCTACGTACCAGTGCACGAAAGCGCGCTTGGCGTACATCAGGTCGAACTTGTGGTCGAGCCTGGCCCAGGCCTCGGCGATGGCCGTGGTGTTGCTCAGCATGCACACGGCTCTCTGGACCTTGGCGAGGTCTCCGCCGGGCACCACGGTGGGTGGCTGGTAGTTGATACCCACTTTGAAACCAGTGGGGCACCAGTCCACGAACTGGATGGTGCGCTTGGTCTTGATGGTGGCGATGGCGGCGTTGACGTCTTTGGGTACGACGTCACCGCGGTACAGCAGGCAGCAGGCCATGTACTTGCCGTGACGCGGGTCACATTTCACCATCTGGTTGGCCGGCTCGAAGCAGGCATTGGTGATCTCGGCCACTGAGAGCTGCTCGTGGTAAGCCTTCTCGGCCGAGATCACGGGGGCGTATGTGGCCAGGGGGAAGTGGATACGAGGGTAGGGCACCAAGTTGGTCTGGAATTCGGTCAGATCGACGTTCAGGGCGCCATCGAACCTCAGAGAGGCCGTGATCGAGGACACGATCTGACTGATCAGCCTGTTCAGGTTGGTGTAGGAAGGACGATCGATATCGAGGTTCCTACGACAGATATCATAGATGGCCTCGTTATCGACCATGAAGGCGCAGTCCGAGTGCTCCAGGGTGGTGTGGGTGGTCAGGATGGAGTTGTACGGCTCCACCACGGCGGTGGAGACCTGTGGGGCGGGGTAGATGGAGAACTCCAGCTTGGACTTCTTGCCGTAGTCGACGGAGAGACGTTCCATCAGCAAGGAGGTGAAACCGGAACCGGTGCCACCTCCAAAGCTGTGGAAGACCAGGAAGCCCTGGAGACCCGTGCACTGGTCAGACTGTGAAGAGAAGCCGAAGAGAAATCTTTATACAAACAGGATTTATGAGCGATGTTGAAATCTGGCCAATGTGAATGTTTAGGTTCTCACCAGCTTGCGGATCCTGTCGAGCACCAGGTCGATGATCTCCTTGCCAATGGTGTAATGACCGCGGGCATAGTTGTTGGCGGCATCCTCCTTTCCAGTGATCAGCTGCTCGGGGTGGAAGAGCTGGCGGTAAGTGCCGGAACGAACCTCATCTAGGAGAAGGAGGGATGGAAGTCACAATGATTTGGCACTCTGATGCTTGGCATCTATTTTCATTTATGCCATTAAGATCTTGTACCCACCGATGACGGTGGGCTCCAGATCCACAAACACGGCTCTGGGGACGTGCTTGCCGGCTCCGGTCTCGCTGAAGAAGGTGTTGTAGGAGTCGTCGCCTCCGCCGATGGTCTTATCGCTGGGCATCTGTCCATCGGGCTGAATGCCGTGCTCAAGGCAGTACAGCTCCCAGCAGGCATTGCCAATCTGGACGCCGGCCTGGCCAACGTGGATGGAGATACACTCGCGCTGTGGGAAGAGGAGAACGGACCACGTGAGCAAGCAAACGTGACGCCTACGCCACACCTGCGTACGTCTCGCAGAACTGGCATTGACTTCCAAATGAAAGACCACACACCCTTGGTTTAAAGCAAACCAAGCACAAGGTGAGCGATGCGTAGATGCGGAATTTGAATTTGGCCTACTATTCAAAAACGATTCAAAAACACGTGCGGGCGCGGACGAGCCGCAGAGGGCTGACCTAGTCCAGATCACACCATGTacccccctccctccctcccctcAATCTGCCCCTTCCTTTGCGCTACAGATTCGACTCCACCCTGCTGGTACTTGGGGATTTGCACATTTTCGGTCTGAGCCATGCTGTTGCCTAGCAACTGGCACCCACATTCAAGTGATCCATGAAAGCCGGTGCAGCTATTTATACCCAAGTTCCTTCATTCCTTGTCTCCAAAGGGTGGAACTGGTTCAGAgattaaatgtcatttattataTGCACAACGCAAATGTACAGAAGCCGGTAGATGTTATCAGAGATTGCACTTAGATTACGTTTTTGGAAGACAAAGGGCATGCTCACCACGCTACCCCCATTCATCCCCCTATGGATGCACAAAAGGGCTTTTTCATACTGGGTGGGGGGTGATTTGCATAGAAATGGTCTGCTGCAGGAACCAGGAAAACATTTACACCACAATAGAGCAGTGTTCTTCTTCATCTGAGTACCTTTTTACCATGGTAAAAGATAAGACGTGGCTATTTTATATGCAAACTGAGTGATCCGCACTAAGATGCAAATTCAAATCAACCACTTATACGCTAATGCGTCTAATTCATTCCACAGCAGACATGACTCGGTTGAAACGAATCGATTCTTTGGTTCAAGGCGTTTTAAATAGAGTTAACTCCAAATCATCAATACGGTAGCATAATTACTCAGAAaacttataaataaacattaaatgcaataaaatataaGACGTATTTCGCCATGTTGTGCATGTTATAGAATACAGATATTCCAAGAACATAGAATAGGTTCAAATTCTCACTGAATCGACTCCATCATTTTGGCAGGACAACCGGCTTCTTAACCAAATAACGTCGCATTTCAAGtcttaaatacttttaaatatgTCTGTATTCACACCATAACACTGAACAATGTTATACTGTAATTAGATGGCTGTGTATAAATACAACACACTCTGATCCAATATTTTCTCATAAATGAACCTTTTATAGATTAATACAGACACAGAAATCACAAAGAGGAAGGGTGTAAATCCGATTAGACAACTGAGCCGAACAAGTGAGTCGATTCCTTAATTTGACATGACGATCTATGAAGTAGATTGAATCGAATCTTCTAAAAGAATCTGAATCGACTCTACACATGAAAGAGATGTGAAATACAGAATTTTTTCCAGAAATCTTCGTCATATTAAATAACAcaatattattgtatttattttttttattatataaactttaaacatataaaaatatggATATTGTTGAATAACGTTCGAGCAGTCTCTACTACGAATGGCCCAAAATCGACACTTTCTTTAAtgactaaaaaataaaatatgaatctAAAAGTATTTGTGTCAATAGTAAATTATTTtctcaaaaaaattaaaacgaGTAAATcgtttagcttagcataggtggTCGATAAAACGACGGCATCCCGCGTCCGCCAAAATCATCAGGAGCATCAGGAGCATCAGTCACATCACAACCACCAAGGTTGCGCATATAACGTTCTATTCATTATTATTCAAAAAATAACGGTGTAATTCTGCGCAAATGAAGCGCATATCAAAAGGCACGGACGCATTGAATGAGCCTGAGCTGGAATATTAGAAGATGCTCGATTCTCGGataattttaaacacattaaatagcAGAAATCTGATCAGTAATTTACTCACCATGTTTGGATGAAAGAGAATAAGTCAGAtgggaggaagaagagggtttGAGAGGGTTCACTCGGAGGTGAAATTACTGCGTTCGACAGTTAAGAGTCGGTATAGTAACTGATGGTCAGCTGTAATGGCGGCACACTTTATAAACCGCGGCTGCGGTGGGAGGGGCGTGGCTGAGCTCGTTAATATTAAAAAGGCACAcactgggttgccagattgactCATTTTGATCCATTTAATAATCATAACGATCATTTCTGTAATGTCTTAGAATTTAGAGTTTTGCAGCtgttgttctttttctgtgactgaattatCTAAATACGTATAAAAACCATTTAAACCACGTAAATAATCTAACTTGCTGTGTGCATACTGTTCAACCTAACAAATCAAACGGGGCAAGCTCtcgcctagtggttaaggtaccggactagtatacagaaggtcgctggttcgagtcTCACGACTGCCAGGTTGatgctgttgggcctttgagcaaggcccttaaccctcaattgctcatactgtataatgtaactgtaatgtcttctaaatgccaaaaatgtaagaaTGTAAATCAAATGTGACCGTATTaatttagagtgtgtgtgttccaatcgtttagatataagataagagataagataagactttattgatccccttagggaaattaacttgttacagcagaatAAAGCCAGGAAAAAActgaaagaaatacaactaagtgaaaaaatggcagacatttacatttacatttttagcatttagcagacgctcttatccagagcgacttacagaagtgcttctatagtgaacatttcatttctcaagtttaggaaaacaacagtcaaagaacacaaatctgctaaaacctgttagaaccaaagtgctgctttttttttttttttttttttttttttttttttttttttttttatggaaaagagtggaacaaaatgttagtaaataagtacaagtcagcctaagtgttcagtaaaaaggtgggtttttaatcgttttttaaagacagcaagagactcagatgttcagacagacagaggaagttcgttccaccatttgggcgctagaacagagaacagccttgatgatggtcttcctttagtcctggatggaggctcaagtcgagatagactagaggctcggaggttgcgtggtacagaggggGGTTTGAtaaggccacgaaggtagcttggggctggtccatttttggctttgtaggcgagcgtcagtgttttaaactgaatgcgtgcagctacaggaagccagtgaagagaacgcagcagtggggtgatgtggcagtgtttaggttggttaaaaaccagacgggcagctgcattttgaatgagctgtaagggtttaatcgtggacatgggagctccagccagaagggagttgcagtagtccaaccgtgagattacaagtgattgcaccagaatctgggtagcttccctggagagaaatggacgaatcttcctgatgttgtacaagaggaaccggcatgatcttgtcatgttggctatatgaggagagaatgtcagctggttatcaaggacaacaccaagacttcttgccttatcagatggtctgatctgggagtcatccagagaaatgactaggtcctgggttggagactgatctccaggaatgagcaacatctctgtcttactgggattaagtttcagatgatgagctgacatccattgtgagatatctcgcagacatgctgagatgcgagctgagacttgcgtgtctgaaggaggaaatgatagaatgagctgagtgtcatctgcataggagtggtaggagaagccatgggaggctatgaccttgcccagagagcgggtgtagatagagaaaagaagtgggccaagtacagagccctgaggaacaccggttgagagagtgcatggtggagatatggatcccctccatgacacttggtaggagcgcccttccaggtaggaggccatccattgccatgctgaacctgttactccaaggttggagagagtggtcaggagaatgctgtgattcactgtgtcgaaggctgcagtgaggtcaagaagaataaggacagatgacagtttggctgctttggctgcatgaagcttctcagtaaccgctacaagagctgtttccgtagaatgcgctgccttgaagccagactggtacggatcgtggaggtcattctgagtgagaaaggcagatagttggttatagacagcacgttcaagaattttggatagaaaagagaggagtgagacaggtctgtagttgttaatgtctgtagtgtctagtgtaggtttcttaagaagggggatgacctgagccttcttaaatgcagtagggacaacacctgatgtcagggagttgttgatgatgggtgtgatgaaggggattaggtcctgcgagagatctttgaggatggtggatggtatagggtcaagtgtgcatgtagtgggattgctggatgagaggagctgtgtaacctcatccatggtgagtggggtgaagctggtgagtgtgttggtgggttgagggtcagttgaaagtgggtcagtcggagagaaggattgattgattttgtcgatcttgtcctgaaagaatgtgtgacatagtgtgtagttatttactctaaaaaatATCACCTGGAGAAATCCATAACATTCATGCTCTGTACAATTATAagtaaacctttcatttaaatgGTGTAGGCTTAAGTTGTGttcatttgtttttgtaatgtgtggaGAAAACAATCCccattttgtatttaatttaattttattattattattattattattaatattattattattaagatatGCAGTGTGACAATATAGCGAcaatataaatgaaaaataacctATATTTTATAAGTTGGGTAACGTTGTCGGCTGTATATAGTTGTAtacactgatggtctgtaacgcgttacttagtaacgcgttactctaatctgaccacatttttcagtaacgagtaatctaacgcgttactatttccaatccagtaatcagattaaagttacttatccaagttactgtgcgttactatttttgtcattttccttagtgaaaagatatttttgc
Proteins encoded in this region:
- the suox gene encoding sulfite oxidase, mitochondrial isoform X1, giving the protein MQRLRHCSVFARLPFTVAQSSRQLKKPVPLVSACSGFGSVRWGSSGTDQHYHNSSRRFRFRYALTGLIAGTGAVLAYGLHHSKAEQASASVTEPLSLPIYSQEEVTKHRSLENGVWVTYNGNVYDITEFVAVHPGGAKILLAAGGALEPFWALYAVHKQDHVLEILGEYQVGVLRAEDRVKAAADPADPYSTDPPRHPALSVNSQKPFNAEPPPALLTDSYITPSALFFKRNHLPVPLVDPKTYRLIIEGLPGGPASLTLDDLKSRFPKHTVTATLQCAGNRRAEMNKVKRVKGLNWGISAISNAKWSGARLTDVLHHYGFGPDVASTARHVRFEGLDSDVTGTAYGASIPLNKAVGEDGDVLLAYEMNGEDLPRDHGFPVRVVVPGVVGARNVKWLGRIVVSSEESQSHWQQNDYKGFSPGTDWDTVDFKSAPAIQELPIQSAITNLADGSSVDRDTEDLTVRGYAWSGGGREVVRVDVSLDGGKTWHVAELQNCEKGEEPAPTPSPGRSWAWKLWEITVPLPEGEEELEVVCKAVDSGYNTQPDSIPPIWNLRGVLSNAWHRVKVKVK
- the suox gene encoding sulfite oxidase, mitochondrial isoform X2; this encodes MQRLRHCSVFARLPFTVAQSRQLKKPVPLVSACSGFGSVRWGSSGTDQHYHNSSRRFRFRYALTGLIAGTGAVLAYGLHHSKAEQASASVTEPLSLPIYSQEEVTKHRSLENGVWVTYNGNVYDITEFVAVHPGGAKILLAAGGALEPFWALYAVHKQDHVLEILGEYQVGVLRAEDRVKAAADPADPYSTDPPRHPALSVNSQKPFNAEPPPALLTDSYITPSALFFKRNHLPVPLVDPKTYRLIIEGLPGGPASLTLDDLKSRFPKHTVTATLQCAGNRRAEMNKVKRVKGLNWGISAISNAKWSGARLTDVLHHYGFGPDVASTARHVRFEGLDSDVTGTAYGASIPLNKAVGEDGDVLLAYEMNGEDLPRDHGFPVRVVVPGVVGARNVKWLGRIVVSSEESQSHWQQNDYKGFSPGTDWDTVDFKSAPAIQELPIQSAITNLADGSSVDRDTEDLTVRGYAWSGGGREVVRVDVSLDGGKTWHVAELQNCEKGEEPAPTPSPGRSWAWKLWEITVPLPEGEEELEVVCKAVDSGYNTQPDSIPPIWNLRGVLSNAWHRVKVKVK
- the LOC134302109 gene encoding tubulin alpha-1B chain-like, with product MRECISIHVGQAGVQIGNACWELYCLEHGIQPDGQMPSDKTIGGGDDSYNTFFSETGAGKHVPRAVFVDLEPTVIDEVRSGTYRQLFHPEQLITGKEDAANNYARGHYTIGKEIIDLVLDRIRKLSDQCTGLQGFLVFHSFGGGTGSGFTSLLMERLSVDYGKKSKLEFSIYPAPQVSTAVVEPYNSILTTHTTLEHSDCAFMVDNEAIYDICRRNLDIDRPSYTNLNRLISQIVSSITASLRFDGALNVDLTEFQTNLVPYPRIHFPLATYAPVISAEKAYHEQLSVAEITNACFEPANQMVKCDPRHGKYMACCLLYRGDVVPKDVNAAIATIKTKRTIQFVDWCPTGFKVGINYQPPTVVPGGDLAKVQRAVCMLSNTTAIAEAWARLDHKFDLMYAKRAFVHWYVGEGMEEGEFSEAREDMAALEKDYEEVGVDSVEGEGEEEGEEY